From Salvia splendens isolate huo1 chromosome 16, SspV2, whole genome shotgun sequence, a single genomic window includes:
- the LOC121771815 gene encoding uncharacterized protein LOC121771815 isoform X1 has product MGTKMHCKSYFPGLYTMRDVNDDSSSRTLENGYLGHEKDSLKQKMLEHEAVFKNQVLELHRLYRIQRDMMEEFKKSEPHNGDRASVEPASSSSLPGPQVPSEEARKWHMAGFPLANSGYGRTSVAAVENLSSPTTCTKGNPIQPGRLPFPNGCTTINSETLDSRPLKVRKKLFDLQLPADEYVDPEEEDNLQGHKKSGVSSPCRNGDLNNGPENVMKSFIGSHVGKKSDRPVDASASASAACLRSSVGLADLNEPIQIEEAAAPSSIDFLGHTSENGEAKTIHQHAKSTASFLSVAGDPVHVRDGISINSSVDSQVNDRGWFPHANRAGSWKGNVSSAMQGCQPDKAHLSSHPGQGTINRVHHPPGVYSSNYNREEKWRDGFQHGLESSDRCYSHSNNSQFEPIASHAPVSYPFFNLSSSFASSWFQTVSSWAHPSSSFTPKVTTPETSRNPAEAIGKHLQPPAPCQQSFGQKWHVNGGLGSELKSNGFHHSSSSTNHGFASFLKGPYHADPKPAMDINLNEALPKSLANENVAMHDLNMADGKRKPEDNHLALPWLRPKPVHVDGVMDTRRSEISRELGYRHDSSNELCSNNGTLRDLNQLFSSQHMSTSCDSVTRVKEAAAQPQAVKKILGFPIFETDVRDNERSCPKSTSVDVDCYPEGRTTTGDGRKNGIIDINVACEPDEQIAADEPIMEKENQKKGTHIKDHIDLNCCVSDSEDPSLPCYERTDPRVKMTLEIDLEVPILEESEDDSMGSKRKMLNEVSSQPFENRENQNEVLRDAAETLVGISSCQQIDTEDIVALPSEVSLGEVLLVLANAMSSDCNEVVNTSVKDEPPMVDSSQGIDDFEARALQLVETKAEDYMPAPFIPEPQKVEETRARLPQTRTRRGHAKRGRQWRDFQRDVLPGLASLARHEVTEDLQIFGGMMRATGHTWNSGPARRNGTRNGGARGRRRAVVESVPPAIASAVCAPLIQQLSSIEAGLEDRSLTGWGKTTRRPRRQRCPAGNPHTVVLT; this is encoded by the exons ATGGGAACGAAGATGCATTGCAAAAGCTACTTCCCAGGATTGTACACAATGAGGGACGTTAATGATGATTCTAGCAGTAGGACTCTAGAAAATGGTTACCTGGGGCATGAGAAAGACTCCTTGAAACAAAAAATGCTTGAACACGAGGCAGTATTTAAGAATCAG GTTTTGGAACTCCATCGTCTTTATAGAATACAAAGGGACATGATGGAAGAGTTCAAAAAGAGTGAACCACATAATGGTGATCGAGCATCAGTGGAACCAGCATCATCATCAAGTCTTCCAGGACCTCAAGTGCCTTCCGAAGAAGCTCGAAAATGGCATATGGCAGGTTTTCCTTTGGCAAATTCTGGTTATGGTAGAACATCTGTTGCTGCAGTTGAAAATCTTAGTTCTCCCACAACTTGCACAAAAGGGAACCCTATACAGCCAGGTCGGCTTCCTTTCCCGAATGGGTGCACCACAATAAACTCTGAAACATTAGACTCACGACCACTGAAAGTAAGAAAGAAGTTATTTGATCTACAACTGCCAGCTGATGAGTATGTAGACCCCGAAGAAGAGGACAATTTGCAGGGGCACAAAAAATCTGGTGTATCGAGTCCTTGTCGTAACGGTGATCTGAACAATGGACCTGAAAATGTTATGAAGTCATTCATTGGTAGTCACGTGGGTAAAAAATCTGATCGCCCAGTGGatgcttcagcttcagcttcTGCTGCCTGTTTAAGGAGCTCTGTTGGTTTGGCTGATTTAAATGAACCCATTCAAATTGAAGAAGCAGCAGCTCCATCATCAATTGATTTCCTAGGTCATACTTCAGAAAATGGAGAGGCTAAAACCATACACCAGCATGCCAAATCAACTGCTAGTTTTTTAAGTGTAGCTGGAGACCCTGTGCACGTGCGTGATGGTATTTCAATAAATTCGTCTGTTGATAGTCAGGTTAATGACAGGGGATGGTTTCCCCATGCAAACAGAGCAG GATCCTGGAAGGGTAACGTAAGTTCTGCCATGCAAGGTTGTCAACCGGATAAGGCACATTTATCTTCCCATCCGGGGCAAGGCACCATTAACCGGGTTCACCATCCTCCTGGAGTGTATTCAAGTAATTACAATAGGGAAGAGAAATGGAGAGATGGATTCCAGCATGGTTTAGAATCTTCTGATAGATGTTATAGTCACTCCAATAATAGCCAGTTCGAACCTATAGCTTCTCATGCTCCTGTCTCTTATCCATTCTTTAATTTGTCGTCTTCTTTTGCCAGTTCATGGTTTCAGACTGTCTCATCTTGGGCACATCCATCAAGTAGTTTTACTCCCAAGGTAACAACACCGGAAACTTCTAGAAATCCAGCAGAAGCAATCGGTAAACATTTGCAGCCTCCTGCTCCATGCCAGCAATCTTTTGGCCAAAAGTGGCATGTTAATGGAGGTTTGGGGAGTGAGTTAaaatcaaatggatttcaccattCATCTTCGTCGACTAATCATGGCTTTGCGAGTTTTCTGAAGGGTCCGTATCATGCTGATCCAAAGCCTGCTATGGATATTAACTTGAATGAAGCGCTTCCCAAAAGCCTTGCAAATGAGAATGTGGCCATGCATGATCTTAATATGGCAGATGGGAAGAGAAAGCCTGAAGACAATCATCTGGCTTTGCCATGGCTTAGACCTAAGCCTGTGCATGTTGATGGGGTTATGGATACGAGAAGATCAGAAATATCGAGAGAACTAGGCTACCGTCATGATTCTTCCAATGAATTGTGTAGCAATAATGGAACACTTAGAGATCTTAATCAACTGTTTTCCTCACAACATATGTCTACTTCATGTGATTCTGTGACAAGAGTGAAGGAAGCAGCAGCTCAACCTCAAGCGGTTAAGAAAATTCTCGGCTTTCCCATTTTTGAGACAGATGTACGCGACAATGAGAGGTCATGCCCTAAGTCCACCTCAGTGGATGTCGATTGCTACCCTGAAGGAAGGACGACAACGGGTGATGGAAGAAAGAATGGGATAATTGATATAAACGTAGCATGTGAGCCTGATGAACAAATTGCTGCTGATGAGCCAATTATGGAGAAAGAAAACCAAAAAAAGGGCACTCATATAAAGGACCACATTGATTTGAATTGTTGTGTTAGTGACTCTGAAGATCCTTCATTGCCCTGTTATGAACGGACTGATCCCAGAGTCAAGATGACTTTGGAGATAGATCTGGAAGTTCCAATCCTTGAGGAGAGCGAGGATGATAGCATGGGGTCGAAAAGGAAAATGCTGAACGAGGTGTCCTCGCAGCCATTTGAAAATAGGGAAAATCAGAATGAGGTTCTTAGAGATGCAGCCGAAACTCTAGTTGGCATCTCATCGTGTCAACAGATTGATACAGAGGATATTGTTGCTCTTCCTTCTGAAGTTTCATTGGGAGAAGTGTTACTTGTGTTGGCCAATGCTATGTCTTCAGATTGTAATGAAGTTGTGAACACATCAGTCAAGGATGAACCACCAATGGTGGATTCATCCCAGGGGATAGATGATTTTGAGGCTAGGGCGTTGCAACTAGTCGAAACGAAAGCAGAAGACTACATGCCTGCACCTTTTATTCCCGAACCCCAGAAAGTCGAAGAGACGCGAGCTCGGCTTCCTCAAACCAGAACTCGTAGGGGTCATGCAAAAAGAGGAAGGCAGTGGAGGGACTTCCAACGAGACGTTCTTCCTGGTTTAGCATCACTGGCAAGGCATGAGGTGACAGAAGATCTCCAAATATTTGGAGGGATGATGAGAGCCACGGGCCATACTTGGAACTCGGGGCCAGCAAGAAGAAATGGCACCAGAAACGGGGGTGCTCGGGGAAGGAGGCGAGCAGTGGTTGAAAGCGTCCCGCCTGCCATTGCAAGCGCGGTTTGCGCTCCATTGATACAGCAACTCAGTAGCATCGAAGCCGGTTTGGAGGACAGAAGCCTTACAGGATGGGGCAAAACGACGAGACGTCCCCGCCGGCAGAGATGCCCTGCAGGTAATCCTCATACTGTGGTGCTAACATAG
- the LOC121771815 gene encoding uncharacterized protein LOC121771815 isoform X2: MMEEFKKSEPHNGDRASVEPASSSSLPGPQVPSEEARKWHMAGFPLANSGYGRTSVAAVENLSSPTTCTKGNPIQPGRLPFPNGCTTINSETLDSRPLKVRKKLFDLQLPADEYVDPEEEDNLQGHKKSGVSSPCRNGDLNNGPENVMKSFIGSHVGKKSDRPVDASASASAACLRSSVGLADLNEPIQIEEAAAPSSIDFLGHTSENGEAKTIHQHAKSTASFLSVAGDPVHVRDGISINSSVDSQVNDRGWFPHANRAGSWKGNVSSAMQGCQPDKAHLSSHPGQGTINRVHHPPGVYSSNYNREEKWRDGFQHGLESSDRCYSHSNNSQFEPIASHAPVSYPFFNLSSSFASSWFQTVSSWAHPSSSFTPKVTTPETSRNPAEAIGKHLQPPAPCQQSFGQKWHVNGGLGSELKSNGFHHSSSSTNHGFASFLKGPYHADPKPAMDINLNEALPKSLANENVAMHDLNMADGKRKPEDNHLALPWLRPKPVHVDGVMDTRRSEISRELGYRHDSSNELCSNNGTLRDLNQLFSSQHMSTSCDSVTRVKEAAAQPQAVKKILGFPIFETDVRDNERSCPKSTSVDVDCYPEGRTTTGDGRKNGIIDINVACEPDEQIAADEPIMEKENQKKGTHIKDHIDLNCCVSDSEDPSLPCYERTDPRVKMTLEIDLEVPILEESEDDSMGSKRKMLNEVSSQPFENRENQNEVLRDAAETLVGISSCQQIDTEDIVALPSEVSLGEVLLVLANAMSSDCNEVVNTSVKDEPPMVDSSQGIDDFEARALQLVETKAEDYMPAPFIPEPQKVEETRARLPQTRTRRGHAKRGRQWRDFQRDVLPGLASLARHEVTEDLQIFGGMMRATGHTWNSGPARRNGTRNGGARGRRRAVVESVPPAIASAVCAPLIQQLSSIEAGLEDRSLTGWGKTTRRPRRQRCPAGNPHTVVLT, from the exons ATGATGGAAGAGTTCAAAAAGAGTGAACCACATAATGGTGATCGAGCATCAGTGGAACCAGCATCATCATCAAGTCTTCCAGGACCTCAAGTGCCTTCCGAAGAAGCTCGAAAATGGCATATGGCAGGTTTTCCTTTGGCAAATTCTGGTTATGGTAGAACATCTGTTGCTGCAGTTGAAAATCTTAGTTCTCCCACAACTTGCACAAAAGGGAACCCTATACAGCCAGGTCGGCTTCCTTTCCCGAATGGGTGCACCACAATAAACTCTGAAACATTAGACTCACGACCACTGAAAGTAAGAAAGAAGTTATTTGATCTACAACTGCCAGCTGATGAGTATGTAGACCCCGAAGAAGAGGACAATTTGCAGGGGCACAAAAAATCTGGTGTATCGAGTCCTTGTCGTAACGGTGATCTGAACAATGGACCTGAAAATGTTATGAAGTCATTCATTGGTAGTCACGTGGGTAAAAAATCTGATCGCCCAGTGGatgcttcagcttcagcttcTGCTGCCTGTTTAAGGAGCTCTGTTGGTTTGGCTGATTTAAATGAACCCATTCAAATTGAAGAAGCAGCAGCTCCATCATCAATTGATTTCCTAGGTCATACTTCAGAAAATGGAGAGGCTAAAACCATACACCAGCATGCCAAATCAACTGCTAGTTTTTTAAGTGTAGCTGGAGACCCTGTGCACGTGCGTGATGGTATTTCAATAAATTCGTCTGTTGATAGTCAGGTTAATGACAGGGGATGGTTTCCCCATGCAAACAGAGCAG GATCCTGGAAGGGTAACGTAAGTTCTGCCATGCAAGGTTGTCAACCGGATAAGGCACATTTATCTTCCCATCCGGGGCAAGGCACCATTAACCGGGTTCACCATCCTCCTGGAGTGTATTCAAGTAATTACAATAGGGAAGAGAAATGGAGAGATGGATTCCAGCATGGTTTAGAATCTTCTGATAGATGTTATAGTCACTCCAATAATAGCCAGTTCGAACCTATAGCTTCTCATGCTCCTGTCTCTTATCCATTCTTTAATTTGTCGTCTTCTTTTGCCAGTTCATGGTTTCAGACTGTCTCATCTTGGGCACATCCATCAAGTAGTTTTACTCCCAAGGTAACAACACCGGAAACTTCTAGAAATCCAGCAGAAGCAATCGGTAAACATTTGCAGCCTCCTGCTCCATGCCAGCAATCTTTTGGCCAAAAGTGGCATGTTAATGGAGGTTTGGGGAGTGAGTTAaaatcaaatggatttcaccattCATCTTCGTCGACTAATCATGGCTTTGCGAGTTTTCTGAAGGGTCCGTATCATGCTGATCCAAAGCCTGCTATGGATATTAACTTGAATGAAGCGCTTCCCAAAAGCCTTGCAAATGAGAATGTGGCCATGCATGATCTTAATATGGCAGATGGGAAGAGAAAGCCTGAAGACAATCATCTGGCTTTGCCATGGCTTAGACCTAAGCCTGTGCATGTTGATGGGGTTATGGATACGAGAAGATCAGAAATATCGAGAGAACTAGGCTACCGTCATGATTCTTCCAATGAATTGTGTAGCAATAATGGAACACTTAGAGATCTTAATCAACTGTTTTCCTCACAACATATGTCTACTTCATGTGATTCTGTGACAAGAGTGAAGGAAGCAGCAGCTCAACCTCAAGCGGTTAAGAAAATTCTCGGCTTTCCCATTTTTGAGACAGATGTACGCGACAATGAGAGGTCATGCCCTAAGTCCACCTCAGTGGATGTCGATTGCTACCCTGAAGGAAGGACGACAACGGGTGATGGAAGAAAGAATGGGATAATTGATATAAACGTAGCATGTGAGCCTGATGAACAAATTGCTGCTGATGAGCCAATTATGGAGAAAGAAAACCAAAAAAAGGGCACTCATATAAAGGACCACATTGATTTGAATTGTTGTGTTAGTGACTCTGAAGATCCTTCATTGCCCTGTTATGAACGGACTGATCCCAGAGTCAAGATGACTTTGGAGATAGATCTGGAAGTTCCAATCCTTGAGGAGAGCGAGGATGATAGCATGGGGTCGAAAAGGAAAATGCTGAACGAGGTGTCCTCGCAGCCATTTGAAAATAGGGAAAATCAGAATGAGGTTCTTAGAGATGCAGCCGAAACTCTAGTTGGCATCTCATCGTGTCAACAGATTGATACAGAGGATATTGTTGCTCTTCCTTCTGAAGTTTCATTGGGAGAAGTGTTACTTGTGTTGGCCAATGCTATGTCTTCAGATTGTAATGAAGTTGTGAACACATCAGTCAAGGATGAACCACCAATGGTGGATTCATCCCAGGGGATAGATGATTTTGAGGCTAGGGCGTTGCAACTAGTCGAAACGAAAGCAGAAGACTACATGCCTGCACCTTTTATTCCCGAACCCCAGAAAGTCGAAGAGACGCGAGCTCGGCTTCCTCAAACCAGAACTCGTAGGGGTCATGCAAAAAGAGGAAGGCAGTGGAGGGACTTCCAACGAGACGTTCTTCCTGGTTTAGCATCACTGGCAAGGCATGAGGTGACAGAAGATCTCCAAATATTTGGAGGGATGATGAGAGCCACGGGCCATACTTGGAACTCGGGGCCAGCAAGAAGAAATGGCACCAGAAACGGGGGTGCTCGGGGAAGGAGGCGAGCAGTGGTTGAAAGCGTCCCGCCTGCCATTGCAAGCGCGGTTTGCGCTCCATTGATACAGCAACTCAGTAGCATCGAAGCCGGTTTGGAGGACAGAAGCCTTACAGGATGGGGCAAAACGACGAGACGTCCCCGCCGGCAGAGATGCCCTGCAGGTAATCCTCATACTGTGGTGCTAACATAG
- the LOC121770075 gene encoding protein GDAP2 homolog: MPTDSGDSVVTLDQVPCWSDSEFRYSYENEDSGFQNLHFPDPLTAASEGENGGNGMVSKFPMDREINSKIYLWRGNPWDLEVDAVVNSTNENLDEAHSSPGLHAAAGPGLAEECSTLGGCRTGMAKVTNAYDLPARRVIHTVGPKYAVKYHTAAENALSHCYRSCLELLIDNGLRSIAMGCIYTEAKNYPREPAAHVAIRTVRRFLEKQKDKIHAVVFCTTTSSDTEIYKRLLPLYFPRDKLEEEMAVSKLPADVGDENGETVIDERKIRIQPLPNLKKTASRPPQTSTDLADSNISLARRDSSYLESYLDPAFMSLIKDPDQRRREQWEKSAQARNGWSFAKMLGYGDIGSPPLSAAEEYSLHSRYLAKANSLNLSDIAEMKIVYRGGVDSEGRPVMVVVGAHFLLRCLDLERFVLYIVKEFEPLIQKPYTIVYFHSTASLQIQPDLGWMKRLEQILGRKHQRNLHAIYILHPTFGLKTAILGLQMLVDNVVWKKVVYIDLLLQLFKFVPREQLTIPDFVFQHDIEVNGGKGLLVDPRTKYVYTRP, from the exons ATGCCAACAGATAGTGGGGACTCTGTTGTTACCCTAGATCAAGTCCCGTGTTGGAGTGATTCAGAGTTTAGGTACTCATATGAGAATGAAGATTCAGGGTTCCAGAATCTGCATTTTCCAGACCCGTTGACTGCAGCATCTGAAGGGGAGAATGGTGGAAATGGAATGGTATCGAAGTTTCCCATGGATCGTGAAATTAACTCAAAAATATATCTTTGGAGGGGCAACCCGTGGGATCTTGAGGTGGATGCTGTTGTAAATTCAACCAATGAG AACTTAGATGAAGCTCATAGTAGTCCTGGTTTGCATGCTGCAGCAGGACCGGGCCTTGCAGAAGAATGTTCAACCCTG GGTGGCTGTCGAACAGGAATGGCAAAAGTTACTAATGCTTATGATCTTCCAGCAAG GAGGGTCATACATACTGTAGGTCCCAAATATGCCGTAAAGTATCACACCGCTGCAGAGAATGCACTCAGTCATTGTTATCGATCTTGCCTTGAACTTCTCATTGATAATGGACTTCGCAG CATTGCTATGGGCTGTATATACACAGAAGCCAAAAACTATCCACGAGAACCAGCTGCACATGTGGCCATAA GAACCGTGAGGCGATTTCTTGAGAAACAAAAGGACAAAATACATGCAGTCGTTTTCTGTACCACAACATCATCTGATACAGAGATATACAAAAG ATTGCTTCCGCTTTACTTTCCGCGTGATAAACTTGAAGAGGAGATGGCTGTTTCGAAGCTTCCCGCTGATGTTGGAGATGAAAATGGTGAGACGGTCATAGATGAGCGCAAAATAAGGATACAACCTTTACCCAATTTGAAAAAGACTGCCTCAAGACCTCCACAGACCTCTACTGATCTGGCAGACAGCAATATATCATTAGCAAGACG GGACTCATCGTACTTGGAGTCTTATCTGGATCCTGCATTCATGTCCCTGATCAAAGATCCAGATCAGAGACGCAGAGAACAATGGGAAAAATCCGCCCAGGCTCGAAATGGTTGGAGTTTTGCTAAAATGCTTGGATATGGAGACATTGGGAGTCCTCCTTTATCAGCTGCTGAAGAATACTCGCTCCATTCTCGATACCTTGCTAAAGCAAATTCACTTAATCTTTCTGATATTGCTGAAATGAAAATTGT CTACCGGGGTGGGGTTGATAGTGAAGGTCGTCCGGTGATGGTGGTGGTTGGAGCACACTTTCTCCTAAGATGTCTTGATCTGGAGCGGTTTGTGCTTTACATAGTGAAG GAGTTTGAGCCCTTGATACAGAAGCCTTACACAATAGTTTATTTCCACTCTACTGCATCATTGCAGAT ACAACCAGATCTGGGGTGGATGAAAAGGTTAGAGCAAATACTTGGTCGGAAGCACCAACGCAATCTCCAT GCAATATACATTCTCCATCCAACATTTGGTCTGAAGACTGCAATATTAGGATTGCAGATGCTTGTAGATAATGTG GTCTGGAAGAAGGTGGTCTACATTGACCTTCTTCTGCAGCTATTCAAATTCGTCCCCCGTGAACAACTGACTATTCCAGACTTCGTATTCCA GCACGACATAGAGGTCAATGGAGGGAAGGGCTTACTCGTGGATCCAAGAACAAAATATGTATATACAAGACCGTAG
- the LOC121770056 gene encoding heparanase-like protein 2 has translation MGSNIFFILCLIALSCLCCDAVEVKLLVEGSKSIAKTDEDFICATLDWWPETKCNYNQCPWGKAGILNLDLKNKILANAIRAFSSLRIRIGGSLQDQVAYDVSGASLRKCPHFKRTEGGLFGFSKGCLPKERWDQINNFFHEMGVRLTFSLNALVGRRKGGGPDDSLMVGGWDSKNAYDLINYTASKGYKIDSYELGNELCGSGVSARVEAVQYAKDTVALKKIVANFYPNPATRPKVLGPAGFYDKQWFDAFLDTTGPNVVDGVTHHIYNLGAGVDPTLINKIQDPSFLDQIAETYRDVTATIERHSPWAGAWVGEAGGAYNSGGRYVSHSFVDGFWYLDQLGMTAKFNHKVFCRQSLIGGNYGLLNTNTFIPNPDYYGALLWHRLMGTRVLSASHTGSSYLRAYSHCSKKTTGIAVLVINMSKYTTFEVSVEDDAKIYKYDQEGYVNAYEREEYHLTPKDGNILSDVLLLNGVALKLTGASGIPAMEPHVVDASFPMKIAPRSIVFAVLKDFKATACA, from the exons ATGGGATCAAATATTTTCTTCATCTTGTGCCTCATAGCACTGTCTTGCTTGTGTTGTGATGCTGTAGAAGTGAAGTTGCTAGTGGAAGGGTCAAAATCCATAGCAAAAACTGATGAAGATTTCATCTGTGCCACTCTTGATTGGTGGCCTGAGACCAAATGCAACTACAATCAGTGCCCCTGGGGCAAAGCTGGCATTCTCAATCTG GATTTGAAGAACAAGATTCTTGCAAATGCCATCAGAG CATTTAGCAGCTTGAGGATTAGGATAGGAGGTTCTTTGCAAGATCAGGTGGCGTACGATGTTTCCGGGGCATCGCTTCGAAAATGCCCTCATTTCAAGAGAACGGAGGGTGGGTTGTTTGGATTCTCTAAAGGGTGTCTGCCTAAGGAGAGATGGGATCAAATCAACAACTTCTTTCATGAAATGGG GGTTAGGTTGACATTCAGCTTGAATGCACTGGTAGGGAGGAGGAAGGGTGGAGGACCCGATGATTCCCTCATGGTAGGCGGATGGGACTCAAAAAACGCGTATGATTTGATCAACTACACAGCCTCCAAAGGGTACAAGATTGATTCATATGAACTTG GAAACGAGCTGTGTGGGAGCGGTGTGTCTGCAAGAGTTGAGGCAGTGCAGTATGCAAAGGACACTGTAGCACTCAAGAAAATAGTAGCTAATTTTTACCCAAATCCTGCCACTAGGCCGAAGGTGCTAGGCCCTGCAGGGTTCTACGACAAGCAGTGGTTCGATGCATTTCTTGACACGACGGGCCCTAACGTCGTTGATGGTGTCACACACCACATCTACAACCTCGGTGCAG GTGTTGATCCCACCCTCATTAACAAGATTCAAGATCCGAGCTTTCTTGATCAGATAGCGGAGACATACAGGGATGTAACAGCCACCATCGAGCGACACAGCCCGTGGGCAGGGGCGTGGGTCGGGGAGGCCGGTGGTGCTTACAATAGTGGTGGCAGATATGTCTCACACTCCTTTGTTGATGGATTCTG gtaCTTAGATCAATTGGGAATGACAGCAAAATTCAACCATAAGGTCTTCTGCAGACAATCCTTAATAGGAGGAAACTATGGTTTACTCAACACAAACACATTCATCCCAAATCCAGATTACTATGG TGCTCTCTTGTGGCACCGGCTGATGGGGACGAGAGTGCTCTCAGCCTCCCACACCGGCTCCTCCTACCTGCGCGCCTACTCACACTGCTCGAAGAAAACA ACAGGCATTGCAGTACTTGTGATCAACATGTCCAAATATACAACCTTTGAAGTTTCTGTTGAAGATGATGCaaagatatataaatatgacCAAGAAGGTTATGTTAATGCATATGAGAGAGAAGAGTACCATTTGACCCCAAAAGATGGCAACATTTTGAGTGATGTTTTGCTGCTGAATGGAGTGGCGTTGAAGCTTACCGGAGCTTCTGGTATACCGGCAATGGAGCCACACGTTGTTGATGCTTCGTTTCCTATGAAGATCGCACCTCGTTCCATAGTTTTCGCAGTACTGAAAGACTTCAAGGCCACAGCTTGTGCCTAG
- the LOC121770998 gene encoding uncharacterized protein LOC121770998 — translation MDEDQELRFVCRFCFKKYPCGKSLGGHMRSCVVANSAASDDKLLDPNIKKFPSFVVVGVGGGGSGGIQSTMSDSRIVDLGNGQSSYGLRENPRKSWRTVGSSSPRPQERFCKQCGKGFQSSKALCGHMACHSDKDRGMKDDHSWTSEIQKLVMDSHSDMEDEDRAIRTRSLKSKRFRKIVVNSPFPDGSSSVSEIDGEEQEEVAMCLMMLSRDNGSKGGVNFLVESSDNNSVILETKSSSIDMKSVRKKCDVIKNDYDQDEKKGGDVVAKAENSDSGYFLDECSKAEESDVSMDGLRKSIGVNEYEEFRQSLNRSRSYRAEVKKALAKENEYDHDYGSNGNSIAAKIEQSRKRRYAVENSDLYNDYDDHRIKTGDPPSAEKRLKYECFNCKKTFKSYQALGGHRPCHKKSNALYESRYESGENSLDDEFAARGKMVESTSNRKPASDKKMKAKKSKGHVCPFCNRVFKNGQALGGHKRSHFIGGHEVNTNPSPVAKLDLLDLNLPAPQDDEDDGDDQYSPW, via the coding sequence ATGGATGAGGATCAAGAATTGAGGTTTGTTTGTAGGTTTTGCTTCAAGAAATACCCTTGTGGGAAGTCTCTAGGAGGCCACATGAGGTCATGTGTAGTTGCAAATTCTGCTGCATCTGATGATAAACTACTTGATCCCAACATTAAGAAATTCCCATCATTTGTAGTTGTTGGTGTTGGTGGCGGAGGTAGTGGTGGGATTCAAAGCACAATGAGTGATTCAAGAATTGTTGATTTAGGAAATGGGCAGTCTAGCTATGGCCTAAGAGAGAATCCTAGAAAGAGTTGGAGGACTGTGGGTTCAAGCTCCCCTCGGCCACAAGAGAGGTTTTGCAAGCAATGTGGCAAAGGGTTTCAGTCATCGAAGGCATTGTGTGGGCACATGGCTTGCCACTCTGATAAGGATCGGGGCATGAAAGATGATCATTCTTGGACTAGTGAGATCCAGAAACTAGTGATGGATAGCCATTCGGATATGGAGGATGAGGACCGGGCAATCAGGACTAGGTCCTTGAAGAGCAAGAGGTTTAGGAAGATCGTAGTGAACTCCCCCTTCCCCGATGGCTCATCATCTGTCTCTGAGATTGATGGGGAGGAGCAGGAGGAAGTGGCCATGTGTTTGATGATGTTGTCTAGGGATAACGGGAGTAAAGGTGGGGTGAATTTTCTAGTGGAGAGTTCTGATAACAACTCGGTAATCTTGGAGACTAAGTCTTCCTCCATTGATATGAAGAGTGTGAGAAAAAAGTGTGAtgttatcaagaatgattatgatCAAGATGAGAAGAAAGGTGGGGATGTTGTTGCTAAGGCAGAGAATTCTGACTCGGGCTATTTCTTGGACGAATGTTCCAAGGCGGAGGAGTCTGATGTGTCCATGGATGGATTACGCAAGAGCATTGGTGTGAATGAGTATGAGGAGTTTAGGCAGAGCTTGAACAGAAGCCGGAGCTATAGAGCTGAGGTGAAGAAGGCATTGGCAAAGGAAAATGAGTATGATCATGATTATGGTAGCAATGGTAATAGTATAGCAGCTAAAATTGAGCAATCAAGAAAGAGGAGATATGCAGTTGAGAATTCTGATCTGTATAATGACTATGATGATCATAGGATCAAGACGGGCGACCCCCCTAGCGCTGAGAAGAGGCTAAAATACGAGTGCTTCAACTGCAAGAAGACGTTCAAGTCCTACCAGGCTCTTGGGGGACACAGGCCGTGCCACAAGAAGAGCAACGCGTTGTATGAGTCAAGATATGAGAGTGGGGAGAATAGCCTAGATGATGAGTTCGCGGCTAGAGGGAAGATGGTTGAGTCCACTAGCAATAGGAAGCCGGCGTCTGACAAGAAAATGAAGGCTAAGAAGAGCAAAGGCCATGTCTGCCCCTTCTGCAACAGGGTGTTCAAGAATGGGCAGGCGTTGGGCGGCCACAAGAGGTCACATTTTATCGGTGGCCATGAGGTGAACACGAACCCTAGCCCGGTCGCCAAGCTGGACTTGCTCGACCTCAATCTGCCCGCTCCTCAGGATGATGAGGATGATGGGGACGACCAGTACTCGCCTTGGTAG